One Halorientalis litorea DNA segment encodes these proteins:
- a CDS encoding cation diffusion facilitator family transporter: MAGNSTGVVIAALVANGAIAVLKFVGFLLTGSPAMLSETYHSISDTGNQVFLLVGIRYGGRDADQRHPFGYGKAQFFYSFLVSVMLFGIAGWEAAKHGYNAIVHGGHGGPRTATLPFTDVVFDAVFVNYVVLLGAIAFELYAFKKANDEIRRQMDVHDWDGYREAFRHTSDVTTLTALTEDFIALSGAGIALFGVFLTRTTGNHIYDAASALIIGIMLMGFAIALAWENKRLLLGESLPAPEEQKLRDVVAEWEGVTELVDFRTVYFGPGRLLVTADVAFEKELATEAIDGRITDIEAALIETDEHVRKVYIEPEL, encoded by the coding sequence ATGGCTGGCAACAGTACCGGTGTCGTCATCGCCGCCCTCGTCGCCAACGGCGCGATAGCTGTGTTGAAGTTCGTCGGCTTCCTGCTGACCGGAAGCCCGGCGATGCTCTCGGAGACGTACCACTCCATCTCCGACACCGGCAACCAAGTGTTCCTCTTGGTTGGCATCCGGTACGGGGGCCGGGACGCCGACCAGCGACACCCCTTCGGCTACGGGAAGGCACAGTTTTTCTACAGTTTCCTCGTGTCGGTGATGCTGTTCGGCATCGCCGGGTGGGAGGCCGCGAAACACGGCTACAACGCCATCGTTCACGGCGGTCACGGCGGGCCGCGGACGGCGACACTCCCGTTCACCGACGTCGTCTTCGACGCCGTGTTCGTCAACTACGTCGTCCTCCTCGGGGCCATCGCCTTCGAACTCTACGCGTTCAAGAAGGCCAACGACGAGATACGGCGACAGATGGACGTACACGACTGGGACGGCTACCGCGAGGCGTTCAGACACACCTCCGACGTGACGACGCTGACCGCGCTCACCGAGGACTTCATCGCCCTCTCCGGCGCGGGCATCGCCCTGTTCGGCGTCTTCCTCACTCGGACGACCGGCAACCACATCTACGACGCCGCCTCCGCGCTGATAATCGGTATCATGCTGATGGGCTTCGCCATCGCGCTGGCGTGGGAGAACAAGCGGCTCCTGCTCGGCGAGAGCCTGCCGGCTCCCGAGGAACAGAAACTCCGTGACGTGGTGGCCGAGTGGGAGGGCGTGACCGAACTCGTCGACTTCCGGACCGTCTACTTCGGCCCGGGCCGCCTGCTGGTCACCGCCGACGTGGCCTTCGAGAAGGAACTGGCGACCGAGGCCATCGACGGCCGCATCACCGACATCGAGGCGGCACTCATCGAGACGGACGAACACGTCCGGAAGGTGTATATCGAACCCGAACTCTGA
- a CDS encoding translation initiation factor IF-6 encodes MLRAAFSGSSYIGVFARATDDCLLVRPDIDADRRADCAEELGVPAVATTVGGSGTVGALAVGNSNGLVVSSRVTDRERERISDAVDSPVTELPGRITAAGNVVLANDTGAYVHPDLSEAAVEAVEDGLDVPVERGTLATVQTVGTAAVATNRGVLCHPKSTDEELDFLEELLGVPADIGTINYGGPLVGSGLLANEHGYVVGEDTTGPELGRIENALGYID; translated from the coding sequence TTGCTTCGCGCCGCCTTCTCCGGGTCGTCGTACATCGGTGTCTTCGCACGGGCTACCGACGACTGCCTGCTCGTCCGGCCCGACATCGACGCCGACCGCCGTGCGGACTGCGCCGAGGAACTCGGCGTCCCAGCAGTCGCTACTACCGTCGGCGGGTCCGGCACAGTCGGCGCGCTCGCAGTCGGCAACAGCAACGGATTGGTGGTCAGTAGCCGCGTGACTGACCGGGAACGCGAGCGAATCAGCGACGCCGTGGACTCCCCGGTCACCGAACTGCCGGGCCGGATTACCGCTGCCGGGAACGTCGTCCTCGCCAACGACACCGGCGCGTACGTCCACCCGGACCTCTCCGAGGCAGCGGTCGAGGCTGTCGAAGACGGCCTCGACGTTCCCGTCGAACGCGGGACGCTCGCCACCGTCCAGACGGTCGGTACCGCCGCCGTCGCGACGAACCGCGGCGTCCTCTGTCACCCGAAATCGACCGACGAGGAACTGGACTTTCTAGAGGAGCTACTCGGCGTCCCCGCGGACATCGGGACGATAAACTACGGCGGCCCGCTGGTCGGGTCCGGCCTCCTCGCCAACGAACACGGCTACGTCGTCGGCGAGGACACGACCGGGCCGGAACTGGGACGCATCGAGAACGCGCTCGGCTACATCGACTGA
- a CDS encoding MOSC domain-containing protein translates to MTTGDKRIEGLYVAPEAGDDMQARERVEAVAGKGLRGDRYFDQAGSWNGDDGRGLPPADRALTLIEAEALEVVERDEGIELDPGAHRRNVVTRNVAVNHLLDERFRLGEVVCEGVELCEPCAYLESITEDGVLSALVHRGGLNARIVETGAVSVGDTVEVL, encoded by the coding sequence ATGACGACCGGAGACAAACGCATCGAAGGGCTCTACGTCGCACCGGAAGCGGGCGACGATATGCAGGCACGGGAGCGCGTCGAGGCCGTCGCAGGCAAGGGGTTGCGGGGTGACCGCTACTTCGACCAAGCGGGGTCGTGGAACGGCGATGACGGGCGCGGACTGCCGCCGGCAGACCGCGCGCTCACGCTCATCGAGGCCGAAGCACTCGAAGTCGTCGAACGCGACGAGGGCATCGAACTCGACCCCGGCGCGCACCGCCGGAACGTGGTGACGCGGAACGTCGCCGTCAACCACCTCCTGGACGAGCGGTTCCGACTCGGCGAGGTGGTCTGTGAGGGCGTCGAACTCTGTGAACCCTGCGCGTATCTGGAGTCGATTACCGAGGACGGCGTACTGAGCGCGCTGGTTCACCGCGGCGGGTTGAACGCCAGAATCGTCGAGACGGGGGCCGTCAGCGTCGGCGATACCGTGGAAGTCCTGTAG
- a CDS encoding ArsR/SmtB family transcription factor, translated as MSLLPSEPDTSAADEADPRVIGVDSEAADDVLSALTAETGRELLSELHDDPAPPAELAERVDTSLQNAQYHLNKLQEAGAIEVIDTMYSEKGREMNVYAPADQPLVIFAGNEEQSTGIRAALSRLLSSLGILALASVAVQEVFGGGIGTLIGFGAQSGAGGDSGAAPAAATDTPTESPTPTPEGGDGGGVGAMDAETETPAETTEAAEAATETAREALATEVPDAETTQMATEAATDTALSLPPGLVFFLGGLTAMALVGGVWYLRR; from the coding sequence ATGTCGCTGTTGCCCTCCGAACCGGACACGTCAGCGGCCGACGAGGCCGACCCGCGCGTCATCGGCGTCGACTCCGAGGCCGCCGACGACGTGCTCTCCGCCCTGACCGCCGAGACGGGTCGGGAGTTGCTGTCGGAACTCCACGACGACCCGGCCCCACCCGCGGAACTCGCCGAGCGCGTGGACACGTCGCTACAGAACGCGCAGTACCACCTGAACAAACTCCAAGAGGCCGGTGCCATCGAGGTCATCGACACGATGTACTCCGAGAAGGGGCGCGAGATGAACGTGTACGCCCCTGCCGACCAACCGCTGGTCATCTTCGCCGGCAACGAGGAGCAGTCGACCGGCATCCGGGCCGCGCTCTCGCGGTTGCTCTCCAGTCTCGGTATCCTCGCGCTGGCGAGCGTCGCCGTTCAGGAGGTGTTCGGCGGCGGTATCGGGACGCTCATCGGCTTCGGTGCCCAGAGCGGTGCCGGCGGCGACAGCGGGGCCGCCCCCGCGGCCGCGACGGACACGCCAACCGAGAGTCCGACGCCGACCCCGGAGGGTGGTGACGGCGGGGGCGTCGGCGCCATGGACGCCGAAACCGAGACGCCGGCGGAGACGACGGAAGCCGCCGAGGCGGCGACGGAGACGGCGAGGGAGGCACTCGCGACCGAAGTCCCGGACGCCGAGACGACGCAGATGGCGACCGAGGCCGCCACGGACACCGCGCTGTCGCTCCCGCCGGGGCTCGTGTTCTTCCTCGGCGGACTGACCGCGATGGCACTGGTCGGTGGCGTCTGGTACCTCCGTAGGTAA
- a CDS encoding aminopeptidase codes for MDPRIREHAQVLADAIDLSEGDNLVVKSEPVADDLVVAIFEIAGDRGANPLAVRTNRGGRAIRGYLRAADEADVEFETPPHEQALVEAADCHIAIRADENVTELDDVDSEVNSAYQQAHSPILDERLTDRWTLTQHPTPASAQLAEMSTEAYENFVYDAILKDWDEQRAFQEHMVDILDEGEEVRIVSGETTDVTMSIAGNPAINDTNVHNIPGGEVFTAPVPDSVAGEVLFDKPVYRNGKEVIDARLVFEDGEVVEHGASKNEAVLTSILDTDPGARRLGELGIGMNRDIDQFTYNMLFDEKMGDTVHMAVGRAYEDTVGEGNEQNQSAQHVDMIVDMSEDSRIEVDGEVVQEDGVFVFEE; via the coding sequence ATGGACCCACGGATTCGCGAACACGCGCAGGTACTCGCCGACGCAATCGACCTGAGCGAGGGTGATAATCTCGTCGTCAAGTCCGAACCGGTCGCCGACGACCTCGTCGTCGCCATCTTCGAAATCGCCGGCGACCGCGGTGCCAACCCGCTCGCGGTGCGAACCAACCGCGGCGGCCGCGCCATCCGCGGCTACCTCCGGGCCGCCGACGAGGCGGACGTCGAGTTCGAGACGCCGCCACACGAGCAGGCACTCGTGGAGGCGGCCGACTGTCACATCGCCATCCGAGCGGACGAGAACGTCACCGAACTTGACGACGTGGACAGCGAGGTCAACTCGGCCTACCAGCAGGCGCACAGCCCCATTCTCGACGAGCGACTGACCGACCGCTGGACGCTGACACAGCACCCGACGCCCGCCAGCGCCCAACTCGCCGAGATGAGTACGGAGGCCTACGAGAACTTCGTCTACGACGCCATCCTCAAAGACTGGGACGAACAGCGCGCGTTCCAGGAACACATGGTCGACATCCTCGACGAGGGCGAGGAAGTCCGCATCGTCTCGGGCGAGACGACGGACGTGACGATGTCCATCGCCGGGAACCCGGCCATCAACGACACGAACGTCCACAACATCCCCGGCGGCGAGGTGTTCACCGCGCCCGTCCCCGACTCCGTGGCGGGGGAAGTCCTGTTCGACAAGCCGGTCTACCGGAACGGCAAGGAGGTCATCGACGCCCGCCTCGTCTTCGAGGACGGCGAAGTGGTCGAACACGGCGCGTCGAAAAACGAGGCGGTACTCACGAGCATCCTCGACACCGACCCCGGCGCGCGCCGCCTCGGGGAGTTGGGCATCGGGATGAACCGCGACATCGACCAGTTCACCTACAACATGCTGTTCGACGAGAAGATGGGCGATACGGTCCACATGGCCGTCGGCCGGGCCTACGAGGACACGGTCGGCGAGGGCAACGAGCAGAACCAGAGTGCCCAGCACGTCGACATGATCGTCGACATGAGCGAAGACTCGCGCATCGAGGTCGACGGCGAAGTCGTGCAGGAAGACGGTGTGTTCGTGTTCGAAGAGTAG
- the rpl18a gene encoding 50S ribosomal protein L18Ae has product MTEFTVSGRWQARDGWESFEKTLDAPNEDVAVEHTYAEFGSKHGLKRTQVEVDEVAA; this is encoded by the coding sequence ATGACCGAGTTTACCGTGAGTGGTCGCTGGCAGGCACGCGACGGCTGGGAGAGCTTCGAGAAGACGCTCGACGCACCGAACGAGGACGTTGCGGTCGAGCACACCTACGCCGAGTTCGGCTCGAAACACGGCCTCAAGCGTACGCAGGTCGAAGTGGACGAGGTGGCGGCATGA
- a CDS encoding ATP-dependent DNA helicase, with translation MATQDDGYMRFFPYEEAYDHQRDAMSRISDALGDGADVLFEGATGTGKTLAALVPALEHARETDKTVVITTNVHQQTRQFIEEARAITRQESIRTVVFRGKGSMCHIDVGYEECQALRDTTRDVVEAEADRADLERRQSDLLTESQAGDEEAAEARQAVMDELDAVEDELEQLREEGNTCEYYYENLTADTDEFYDWLFADVRDPEDIYEYAEMEGFCGYELLKEGMEGVDLVVCNYNHLLDPAVREHFFRWLGRDPEDIVAVFDEAHNVEDAARDHATRTLTETTLDSALDELSEQDGPGADAAANVVDAFRTALVETYDDAFAFGEREAVGEDWYDLTIANEEGRDDLTLAFLQAYTGPGIEQDIDRALTFGRALDEQYEEAYKDGETSTRQECQTLQAAQFLATWMDEGTDAGRYPVVGVRRRGGGSDGRGGTGDGEVYGRAELYTCIPEQVTRSLFDTLHASVLMSATLRPFDVTEDVLGLDDPETMAYGAQFPEERRRTYAVEAPALFASERDDPGVQATVTGTLEDAIAFTPGNTLAFFPSYSEAERYHDRTDVDATCFLDEPGVRAKDLRERFTDHDDAALFTSLWGTLAEGVSFDDDDARTVVVVGVPYPHLDDRMEAVQAAYDESFGVADGADERSGTADAGWEYAVEIPTVRKTRQALGRVVRSPTDFGSRILVDKRYTTLGEREMGEYTVRETFPPEERREMIDIDPEKLRFAMLNFYTDMDAYGGDPPTP, from the coding sequence GTGGCGACACAGGACGACGGCTACATGCGGTTTTTCCCCTACGAGGAGGCGTACGACCACCAGCGCGACGCCATGTCGCGCATCTCCGACGCCCTCGGGGACGGGGCGGACGTGCTGTTCGAGGGGGCGACCGGGACCGGAAAGACGCTCGCGGCACTCGTCCCGGCACTCGAACACGCCCGCGAGACGGACAAGACCGTCGTCATCACGACGAACGTCCACCAGCAGACCCGGCAGTTCATCGAAGAGGCCCGCGCCATCACCCGACAGGAGTCCATCCGGACGGTCGTGTTCCGCGGGAAAGGGTCGATGTGCCACATCGACGTGGGCTACGAGGAGTGTCAGGCCCTCCGGGACACGACCCGTGACGTGGTCGAGGCCGAAGCCGACCGCGCCGACCTCGAACGCCGCCAGTCGGACCTCCTGACGGAGAGTCAGGCGGGCGACGAGGAGGCTGCCGAAGCACGACAGGCGGTGATGGACGAACTCGACGCCGTCGAGGACGAACTCGAACAGCTACGCGAGGAGGGCAACACCTGCGAGTACTACTACGAGAACCTGACCGCCGACACCGACGAGTTCTACGACTGGCTGTTCGCGGACGTGCGCGACCCCGAAGACATCTACGAGTACGCCGAGATGGAGGGGTTCTGCGGCTACGAACTCCTCAAGGAAGGGATGGAGGGCGTCGACCTCGTGGTCTGTAACTACAACCACCTGCTCGACCCGGCGGTGCGCGAACACTTCTTCCGGTGGCTCGGCCGTGACCCCGAGGACATCGTCGCGGTGTTCGACGAGGCCCACAACGTCGAGGACGCGGCGCGTGACCACGCCACTCGGACGCTCACCGAGACGACGCTGGACAGCGCGCTCGACGAACTGTCCGAACAGGACGGCCCGGGTGCGGACGCGGCCGCCAACGTCGTCGACGCCTTCCGGACGGCACTGGTCGAGACGTACGACGACGCCTTCGCGTTCGGGGAGCGGGAGGCCGTCGGCGAGGACTGGTACGACCTCACAATCGCCAACGAGGAGGGGCGTGACGACCTGACACTCGCCTTCCTGCAGGCCTACACCGGCCCGGGCATCGAGCAGGACATCGACCGCGCGCTCACGTTCGGCCGTGCCCTCGACGAGCAGTACGAGGAGGCGTACAAGGACGGCGAGACGAGCACCCGACAGGAGTGTCAGACGCTGCAGGCCGCACAGTTCCTCGCGACGTGGATGGACGAGGGGACCGACGCCGGACGCTACCCCGTCGTCGGCGTCCGCCGCAGAGGCGGTGGTAGCGACGGGCGGGGTGGCACGGGAGACGGCGAGGTGTACGGCCGCGCGGAACTGTACACCTGTATCCCCGAGCAGGTGACCCGCTCGCTGTTCGACACGCTCCACGCGTCGGTGCTGATGAGCGCGACGTTGCGGCCGTTCGACGTGACCGAGGACGTACTCGGACTGGACGACCCCGAGACGATGGCCTACGGCGCGCAGTTCCCGGAGGAGCGTCGCCGGACGTACGCCGTCGAGGCTCCCGCCCTGTTCGCCAGCGAGCGCGACGACCCCGGCGTACAGGCGACAGTCACGGGGACACTCGAAGACGCCATCGCGTTCACGCCCGGAAACACGCTCGCCTTCTTCCCGAGTTACAGCGAGGCCGAACGCTACCACGACCGGACGGACGTGGACGCGACGTGTTTCCTCGACGAACCCGGCGTCCGCGCCAAGGACCTGCGCGAGCGGTTCACCGACCACGACGACGCGGCACTGTTCACCTCGCTGTGGGGGACGCTGGCCGAGGGTGTCAGCTTCGACGACGACGACGCCCGGACCGTCGTGGTCGTCGGCGTTCCGTATCCGCACCTCGACGACCGGATGGAGGCCGTGCAGGCGGCCTACGACGAGAGTTTCGGCGTCGCGGACGGTGCCGACGAGCGGTCGGGCACCGCGGACGCCGGGTGGGAGTACGCCGTCGAGATTCCGACGGTGCGCAAGACTCGACAGGCACTCGGCCGCGTCGTGCGCTCCCCGACGGACTTCGGCTCCCGGATTCTCGTCGACAAACGCTACACGACGCTCGGCGAACGCGAGATGGGCGAGTACACCGTCCGCGAGACGTTCCCCCCGGAGGAACGCCGGGAGATGATAGACATCGACCCGGAGAAACTCCGCTTCGCCATGCTCAACTTCTACACCGACATGGACGCCTACGGCGGCGACCCGCCGACGCCCTAG
- a CDS encoding metallophosphoesterase translates to MLTVVSDTHSRDGHRLTGRTLDAVRDAEFVVHAGDFVTESVLDAFLAEAGAFAGVTGNNDTPAVRDRLPAQRVVESEGIRLVVVHGHEHSETALSLLGRQEDADVVVFGHSHRPGVHDADGPTLLNPGSHAQPRQYRPAHAELERDGDGIVGRLVEPAGTVFERFRVET, encoded by the coding sequence ATGCTCACCGTCGTCTCCGATACGCACAGCCGTGACGGCCACCGGCTGACCGGGCGCACCCTCGACGCCGTCCGTGACGCCGAGTTCGTCGTCCACGCGGGCGACTTCGTGACCGAGTCGGTACTCGACGCCTTCCTCGCCGAGGCCGGCGCGTTCGCCGGCGTTACCGGAAACAACGACACGCCGGCGGTCCGGGACCGCCTTCCGGCACAGCGCGTCGTCGAGAGCGAGGGAATTCGGCTGGTCGTCGTCCACGGCCACGAACACTCGGAGACGGCACTCTCGCTGCTCGGGCGACAGGAGGACGCGGACGTGGTCGTCTTCGGGCACTCGCACAGACCCGGCGTCCACGACGCCGACGGGCCGACGCTCCTCAATCCGGGGAGTCACGCACAGCCACGGCAGTACAGACCGGCACACGCAGAACTCGAACGCGACGGGGACGGAATCGTCGGGCGCTTGGTGGAGCCAGCGGGGACAGTCTTCGAACGGTTTCGGGTGGAGACGTAG
- a CDS encoding 2'-5' RNA ligase family protein, with protein MYSLNAPVPSAVAALAADLATDLPGAAVRARGEHTLNVKRLGGGDHAEYARYEAAVRDVLTGIDPVSIRVPGIGVFEDVPIGSEPIVYLRIESPALVAIHERLCERFDPVDDIEGDDYTPHVTVARGGDVEPARAVAAREIDPIEWTVEELVFWDAKRGQTVSRLSLPS; from the coding sequence GTGTACAGTCTGAACGCTCCGGTTCCCTCGGCCGTCGCCGCGCTCGCGGCGGACCTCGCGACGGACTTGCCCGGTGCGGCGGTCCGAGCGCGTGGCGAACACACGCTCAACGTCAAACGACTCGGCGGTGGGGACCACGCCGAGTACGCCCGCTACGAGGCGGCGGTTCGGGACGTGCTGACCGGAATCGACCCCGTGTCGATCCGCGTGCCCGGTATCGGTGTCTTCGAGGACGTGCCCATCGGTTCCGAACCCATCGTCTACCTGCGCATCGAGAGTCCCGCCCTCGTCGCCATCCACGAACGCCTCTGTGAGCGGTTCGACCCAGTCGACGACATCGAGGGGGACGACTACACGCCGCACGTCACCGTTGCGCGCGGCGGAGACGTAGAGCCTGCCCGTGCGGTGGCCGCCCGCGAAATCGACCCCATCGAGTGGACTGTCGAGGAACTGGTGTTCTGGGACGCAAAGCGTGGCCAGACGGTCAGCCGACTCTCGCTCCCCAGCTAG
- the pfdA gene encoding prefoldin subunit alpha, with amino-acid sequence MSLGGGGGGGGGQLQQLAEEIQALEEEKEAIEEEVEDLQDEKLEIDEAVEAIETLGTGDTVQVPLGGDAYVRAEVQDIDEIIVSLGGGYAAEREQDDAIGTLERKKETIDERIEELRSEIAEIESESEELEQKAQQMQQQQMQQQMGQLQQQADDEE; translated from the coding sequence ATGAGCCTCGGTGGCGGCGGTGGCGGTGGCGGCGGACAGCTCCAACAGCTCGCCGAGGAGATTCAGGCGCTCGAAGAGGAGAAAGAAGCCATCGAGGAAGAAGTCGAGGACCTGCAGGACGAGAAACTCGAAATCGACGAGGCCGTCGAGGCCATCGAGACGCTCGGCACCGGCGACACCGTGCAGGTGCCGCTGGGCGGCGACGCCTACGTCCGCGCGGAAGTGCAGGACATCGACGAGATAATCGTCAGCCTCGGCGGCGGGTACGCGGCCGAGCGCGAACAGGACGACGCCATCGGGACCCTCGAACGCAAGAAAGAGACCATCGACGAGCGCATCGAGGAGCTGCGCTCGGAGATTGCGGAAATCGAGTCCGAGAGCGAGGAACTCGAACAGAAGGCCCAGCAGATGCAACAGCAGCAGATGCAACAGCAGATGGGACAGCTCCAGCAGCAGGCCGACGACGAAGAGTAA
- the ftsY gene encoding signal recognition particle-docking protein FtsY: MFDGLKDKLNNFKSDVEEEATEDGEPESEAADGDAAEPETEAPEPEVADAPDAGDETETATADADADEDRGLMERAKLAATGQTVIEAEDLDDPLEDLELALLSSDVEMGVAQEILTGIRENLVGETRAQVQTAGQLVEEALHDALVDVISVGQFDFEERITDADKPVTIVFTGVNGVGKTTTIAKLSQYLEERGYSTVLANGDTYRAGANEQLQQHADALDRKLISHEQGSDPAAVIYDAVEYAEAHDVDVVLGDTAGRLHTSNDLMDQLAKIDRVIDPDMTLFVDEAVAGQDAVNRAEEFDDAAAIDGAVLTKADADPQGGAAISIAHVTGKPILFLGTGQDYDDIERFDPEVIVSRLLGEE, translated from the coding sequence ATGTTCGACGGACTGAAAGACAAGCTGAACAACTTCAAAAGCGACGTCGAGGAGGAAGCCACTGAAGACGGCGAACCGGAGAGCGAAGCCGCCGACGGAGACGCCGCGGAACCCGAGACCGAGGCACCCGAACCGGAGGTGGCGGACGCGCCGGACGCCGGCGACGAGACGGAGACAGCCACGGCGGACGCCGACGCGGATGAAGACCGCGGGTTGATGGAGCGGGCGAAACTCGCCGCGACGGGTCAAACCGTCATCGAGGCCGAGGACCTCGACGACCCGCTCGAGGACTTGGAACTCGCCTTGCTCTCCTCGGACGTGGAGATGGGCGTTGCTCAAGAGATACTGACGGGCATCCGCGAGAACCTCGTCGGGGAGACCCGCGCGCAGGTTCAGACGGCGGGGCAACTCGTCGAAGAGGCACTCCACGACGCGCTGGTCGACGTCATCAGCGTCGGCCAGTTCGACTTCGAGGAGCGAATCACGGACGCCGACAAGCCCGTTACCATCGTCTTCACCGGCGTCAACGGCGTCGGGAAGACGACGACCATCGCCAAACTCTCACAGTACCTCGAAGAGCGAGGTTACTCGACGGTGTTGGCGAACGGCGACACGTACCGCGCCGGGGCCAACGAGCAACTCCAGCAACACGCCGACGCGCTGGACCGGAAACTCATCTCCCACGAGCAGGGGTCGGACCCGGCGGCGGTCATCTACGACGCCGTCGAGTACGCCGAGGCCCACGACGTGGACGTGGTGCTGGGCGACACGGCCGGGCGACTCCACACCAGCAACGACCTGATGGACCAACTGGCCAAAATCGACCGCGTCATCGACCCCGATATGACGCTGTTCGTGGACGAGGCCGTCGCGGGGCAGGACGCCGTCAACCGCGCCGAGGAGTTCGACGACGCGGCCGCAATCGACGGCGCGGTGCTGACGAAGGCCGACGCCGACCCGCAAGGCGGCGCGGCCATCTCCATCGCCCACGTCACGGGCAAGCCGATTCTCTTCCTGGGGACCGGGCAAGACTACGACGACATCGAGCGGTTCGACCCCGAGGTCATCGTCTCGCGCCTGTTGGGCGAGGAGTGA
- a CDS encoding signal recognition particle protein Srp54 — protein MVLDNLGSSLRGTLDDLRGKTRIDEEDVENVVKEIQRSLLQADVDTELVMELSDSIETRALEEEPPESTSARDWVLRVVYEELVGLIGESTELPLEPQTILLAGLYGSGKTTTAAKMAWWFSKKGLRPAVIQTDTDRPGAYDQAKQMADNAEVDFYGDPDEDNPVTIAEEGLAATADADVRIVDTAGRDGLNEELIDQIERIDDAVDPDRNLLVIDAAMGQSAKDQAREFEDSIGIDGVAITKLDGTAKGGGALAAVNETGSSIAFLGTGETVKDIERFEPSGFISRLLGMGDLKQLTERVERAMEETEDEEDWDPEQMMEGQFTLRDMRHQMSAMDKMGPLDQVMDMIPGMGGGLMDQLPDNAMDVTKDRMRDFEVIMDSMTDEELENPRSIGQSRMKRIARGSGKPEDRIRELLEQHRMMSKTLDQFQGMGDADMERMMQKMQQGGGPGGPGGMGGMGGGGGPFGD, from the coding sequence ATGGTACTCGACAATCTCGGGAGTTCGCTTCGGGGGACGCTGGACGACCTCAGGGGGAAGACCCGCATCGACGAGGAAGACGTCGAGAACGTCGTCAAGGAGATACAGCGGTCGCTGTTGCAGGCCGACGTAGACACGGAACTGGTGATGGAGTTGTCCGACTCCATCGAGACGCGGGCTCTAGAGGAGGAACCGCCCGAGAGCACGTCCGCCCGTGACTGGGTGTTGCGCGTCGTCTACGAGGAGCTAGTCGGTCTCATCGGCGAGTCGACGGAACTCCCGCTGGAACCACAGACTATCCTGCTCGCGGGGCTGTACGGGTCCGGGAAGACCACCACAGCCGCGAAGATGGCGTGGTGGTTCTCGAAGAAGGGCCTGCGCCCGGCGGTCATCCAGACCGACACCGACCGCCCCGGTGCCTACGACCAGGCCAAGCAGATGGCCGACAACGCCGAGGTGGACTTCTACGGCGACCCGGACGAGGACAACCCGGTGACCATCGCCGAGGAGGGACTGGCGGCGACGGCCGACGCCGACGTGCGCATCGTCGACACGGCCGGTCGTGACGGTCTCAACGAGGAACTCATCGACCAGATAGAGCGCATCGACGACGCCGTTGACCCCGACCGGAACCTGCTGGTCATCGACGCCGCGATGGGTCAGTCCGCGAAGGACCAGGCCCGTGAGTTCGAGGACTCCATCGGTATCGATGGCGTCGCCATCACGAAACTCGACGGGACGGCGAAAGGTGGCGGCGCGCTCGCGGCGGTCAACGAGACGGGGTCCTCCATCGCGTTCCTCGGGACGGGCGAGACGGTCAAGGACATCGAGCGGTTCGAGCCGTCGGGCTTCATCTCCCGACTGCTCGGGATGGGCGACCTCAAACAGCTCACCGAGCGCGTCGAGCGCGCGATGGAGGAGACCGAAGACGAGGAAGACTGGGACCCCGAGCAGATGATGGAGGGGCAGTTCACCCTGCGGGACATGCGCCACCAGATGTCCGCGATGGACAAGATGGGGCCGCTCGACCAAGTGATGGACATGATTCCGGGGATGGGCGGCGGCCTGATGGACCAACTGCCCGACAACGCGATGGACGTGACCAAAGACCGGATGCGGGACTTCGAGGTCATCATGGACTCGATGACCGACGAGGAGCTAGAGAACCCCCGCTCCATCGGGCAGAGTCGCATGAAACGCATCGCCAGAGGCTCGGGCAAACCCGAGGACCGCATCCGGGAACTGCTCGAACAGCACCGCATGATGTCGAAGACGCTCGATCAGTTCCAAGGGATGGGCGACGCCGACATGGAGCGGATGATGCAGAAGATGCAACAGGGTGGCGGCCCCGGCGGCCCCGGCGGAATGGGCGGCATGGGCGGCGGTGGCGGCCCGTTCGGCGACTGA
- a CDS encoding DUF7859 family protein: MPDAVMASIVVLMLLFVFAVYLFLRRVATGFKEGVEQAQDSRK; encoded by the coding sequence ATGCCCGATGCCGTCATGGCGTCTATCGTCGTTCTGATGCTCCTGTTCGTCTTCGCCGTCTACCTGTTCCTCCGGCGGGTCGCAACCGGGTTCAAGGAGGGCGTCGAGCAGGCTCAAGACAGCAGAAAGTAG